The proteins below come from a single Gossypium raimondii isolate GPD5lz chromosome 2, ASM2569854v1, whole genome shotgun sequence genomic window:
- the LOC105788180 gene encoding plant UBX domain-containing protein 10, which translates to MVDVTDKLAYFQAITGLEDPDLCTEILQAHGWDLELAISSFTSSTQPSASSTVSDSDPPDSRARTVSASASASASASASASGPITAPAPGLAWRLVTLPISVISGSLGLISGAVGLGLWAAGGVLSYSLGMIGLGSGQGGESSAGLVSVSAAASEAMDFVAEFEREYGTRGLNFVGEGFMDALQRSRNAFKLLFVYLHSPDHPDSPVFCERTLCSQALAAFVNENFVAWGGSIRASEGFKMSNSLKASRFPFCAVVMPATNQRIALLQQVEGPKSPEEMLTILQRVLEESAPVLVAARLDAEERRNNMRLREEQDAAYRAALEADQARERQRREEQERLEREAAEAERKRKEEEEARERAAREAAEKEAARARMRQEKALSLGDEPEKGPNVTQVLVRFPTGERKERRFHSTALIQAVYDYVDSLGCLEVEDYNLVSNFPRVTYGTEKRSLTLKEAGLHPQASLFVELN; encoded by the exons ATGGTTGATGTAACCGATAAATTGGCATATTTTCAAGCCATCACGGGACTCGAAGATCCCGATTTGTGTACCGAAATCCTTCAGGCCCATGGTTGGGACCTTGAACTCGCCATCTCTTCCTTCACCTCTTCCACTCAACCCTCCGCTTCTTCCACTGTCTCTGATTCCGACCCTCCCGATTCACGGGCCCGGACTGTTTCCGCCTCGGCCTCGGCCTCCGCCTCCGCCTCCGCCTCCGCCTCCGGTCCTATTACCGCTCCCGCACCGGGCTTAGCCTGGAGACTCGTTACATTACCGATTTCCGTGATATCCGGAAGTTTAGGGTTGATCTCTGGCGCTGTTGGGCTGGGTCTATGGGCCGCAGGTGGAGTTCTTTCGTATTCCCTTGGGATGATCGGGCTAGGCTCTGGGCAGGGCGGGGAATCATCGGCCGGATTGGTATCGGTCTCAGCTGCGGCTTCTGAAGCGATGGATTTCGTGGCGGAGTTTGAAAGGGAGTACGGAACGAGAGGACTGAATTTTGTCGGCGAGGGTTTTATGGACGCGTTGCAGAGGTCGAGGAACGCCTTCAAGCTGTTGTTTGTGTACTTGCACTCGCCGGACCACCCGGATTCGCCCGTGTTCTGCGAAAGGACGTTGTGTTCCCAGGCTCTGGCGGCCTTTGTGAATGAGAATTTCGTAGCGTGGGGCGGAAGCATTAGGGCTAGTGAAGGTTTTAAGATGAGTAATAGCTTGAAAGCCTCCAGGTTCCCGTTTTGTGCAGTCGTTATGCCTGCTACCAATCAGAGGATCGCGCTTCTTCAACAG GTTGAGGGACCTAAATCTCCTGAAGAAATGCTCACAATACTACAGAGAGTGCTTGAAGAAAGTGCTCCCGTTCTTGTTGCTGCAAGACTAGATGCAGAAGAGAGAAGAAACAACATGCGTTTAAGGGAGGAGCAAGATGCTGCTTATAGAGCTGCGCTTGAAGCTGATCAG GCTAGGGAACGCCAGAGGAGAGAGGAGCAAGAACGTCTGGAAAGGGAAGCAGCAGAAGCTGAGCGGAAACGTAAGGAAGAAGAAGAGGCTCGTGAAAGAGCAGCACGTGAAGCTGCTGAAAAGGAAGCTGCCCGAGCTAGAATGCGGCAAGAGAAAGCCTTGTCACTTGGTGATGAACCTGAGAAAGGACCTAATGTTACACAA GTTTTGGTACGTTTTCCTACTGGAGAACGCAAAGAAAGGAGGTTTCACAGTACTGCACTAATCCAAGCTGTTTATGATTATGTTGATTCATTGGGTTGCTTAGAAGTTGAGGATTACAACCTTGTCTCCAACTTTCCTCGAGTAACATATGGTACAGAGAAGCGCTCACTGACCTTGAAAGAGGCCGGATTACATCCTCAGGCCAGCCTCTTTGTGGAGCTAAACTAG
- the LOC105788179 gene encoding serine/threonine-protein kinase WNK8 isoform X1 gives MEAADGCDFAEKDPSGRYVRYDEILGKGAFKTVFKGFDEADGIEVAWNQVNIEDVLQTSEQLERLYSEVHLLKSLKHENIMKFYNSWVDDKNNSINMITELFTSGSLRQYRKKHKNVDLKAIKNWSRQILRGLHYLHSHNPPIIHRDLKCDNIFVNGNNGEVKIGDLGLATVMQQPTAQSVIGTPEFMAPELYDEEYNELVDIYSFGLCMLEMVTCDYPYNECKNPAQIYKKVSSGIKPASLGKVNDPQVKQFIEKCLLPASIRLPAAELLKDPFLLAETAKDVRGGPLQLPNVMPQLVNLIQPEPHPMDIVHPMDIDPNCKKLTKSINAAPRSSTLELQCFIENNEFRLKGEKNDDHTISLTLRIADRYGRARNIHFSFYLGSDTAISITEEMVEQLDLSNEDIIAIAELIDSMILQLVPYWKPSSGSLSDVTIKTVSEQGVFSELAVVKCQDTQESLSSDISTECDGVVASDGSNNKLMGSSGYSNGEYHTDSRTYDFGLDIECVYNHFGHKEVSDEENRCESFVINDSVNYSDTSYLMDSCSFASQDMSLSSICSMSVEDKDKFEELKFELDAINLQYQQCFQELMRLKNAAMENAKNRWITKKKVSVM, from the exons ATGGAGGCGGCTGATGGTTGTGATTTTGCTGAGAAAGATCCGTCGGGTCGATACGTTCGG TATGATGAGATCCTGGGGAAGGGAGCATTCAAGACTGT TTTCAAGGGATTTGACGAAGCTGATGGAATAGAGGTTGCGTGGAACCAAGTCAATATCGAAGATGTATTGCAGACGTCTGAACAGCTGGAAAGATTATATTCGGAGGTTCACCTTTTGAAGtcattgaaacatgaaaatattatGAAGTTCTACAATTCCTGGGTGGATGATAAGAACAATTCCATCAACATGATAACAGAGTTGTTTACTTCTGGAAGTTTGAGGCA ATACCGTAAGAAGCATAAAAATGTTGATTTGAAAGCCATCAAGAACTGGTCACGGCAGATCCTTAGAGGTTTACACTATCTGCATAGTCACAATCCTCCAATCATTCACAGAGATTTAAaatgtgataatatatttgtaaatggaaACAATGGAGAAGTCAAGATCGGAGATCTCGGGTTGGCAACCGTCATGCAGCAACCCACTGCTCAAAGTGTAATTG GAACACCTGAATTCATGGCTCCAGAGCTTTATGATGAGGAGTATAATGAGCTTGTCGACATTTATTCTTTTGGTCTGTGCATGTTGGAGATGGTTACTTGTGATTATCCatataatgaatgcaaaaatcctgcacaaatatataagaaagtTTCCTCT GGTATTAAGCCTGCTTCCCTTGGCAAAGTGAATGATCCCCAAGTTAAGCAGTTTATTGAGAAATGTCTTCTTCCAGCATCTATTAGATTGCCAGCTGCGGAGCTCTTGAAAGATCCATTCCTTTTGGCTGAAACCGCCAAGGATGTTCGCGGTGGTCCACTGCAGTTACCAAATGTTATGCCCCAATTAGTAAATTTGATCCAGCCTGAACCTCATCCAATGGACATAGTTCATCCAATGGACATAGATCCTAACTGCAAAAAGCTTACGAAAAGCATCAATGCGGCTCCTCGGTCCTCAACTCTTGAGCTACAATGTTTCATAGAGAATAACGAATTCAGGTTAAAAGGGGAGAAAAATGACGATCATACAATTTCATTGACCTTGCGTATTGCCGATCGATACG GTCGAGCAAGGAatatccatttttcattttatctaGGTTCCGATACTGCTATTTCAATCACTGAGGAGATGGTCGAACAACTTGATTTGTCAAATGAAGATATAATAGCCATTGCAGAGTTGATTGACAGCATGATCTTGCAGCTTGTACCCTACTGGAAACCTTCATCTGGAAGCCTTAGTGATGTCACTATTAAAACAGTCAGTGAGCAAGGAGTTTTCTCAGAGTTGGCTGTTGTGAAATGTCAAGACACCCAAGAATCTCTCAGTTCTGATATATCAACCGAATGTGACGGAGTGGTAGCCTCAGATGGAAGTAATAACAAGCTAATGGGATCTTCGGGTTACAGTAATGGTGAGTACCATACTGATTCAAGAACATATGATTTTGGTTTAGATATTGAATGTGTTTATAATCATTTCGGACATAAAGAAGTGAGCGACGAGGAAAACCGTTGCGAATcttttgtgataaatgactctGTAAATTACTCTGATACATCCTACTTAATGGATTCATGTTCATTTGCATCACAAGATATGAGCTTGTCAAGCATTTGTTCTATGTCAGTGGAAGACAAGGATAAGTTTGAGGAGCTGAAGTTTGAGCTTGATGCCATTAATTTACAGTATCAGCAGTGTTTCCAAGAGCTCATGAGGTTGAAAAATGCAGCAATGGAGAACGCCAAAAACAGGTGGATAACAAAGAAGAAAGTATCTGTTATGTGA
- the LOC105788179 gene encoding serine/threonine-protein kinase WNK8 isoform X2: MVPFWLLYCLFCSFKGFDEADGIEVAWNQVNIEDVLQTSEQLERLYSEVHLLKSLKHENIMKFYNSWVDDKNNSINMITELFTSGSLRQYRKKHKNVDLKAIKNWSRQILRGLHYLHSHNPPIIHRDLKCDNIFVNGNNGEVKIGDLGLATVMQQPTAQSVIGTPEFMAPELYDEEYNELVDIYSFGLCMLEMVTCDYPYNECKNPAQIYKKVSSGIKPASLGKVNDPQVKQFIEKCLLPASIRLPAAELLKDPFLLAETAKDVRGGPLQLPNVMPQLVNLIQPEPHPMDIVHPMDIDPNCKKLTKSINAAPRSSTLELQCFIENNEFRLKGEKNDDHTISLTLRIADRYGRARNIHFSFYLGSDTAISITEEMVEQLDLSNEDIIAIAELIDSMILQLVPYWKPSSGSLSDVTIKTVSEQGVFSELAVVKCQDTQESLSSDISTECDGVVASDGSNNKLMGSSGYSNDMSLSSICSMSVEDKDKFEELKFELDAINLQYQQCFQELMRLKNAAMENAKNRWITKKKVSVM, from the exons ATGGTTCCATTTTGGCTGCTATATTGTCTCTTTTGTAGTTTCAAGGGATTTGACGAAGCTGATGGAATAGAGGTTGCGTGGAACCAAGTCAATATCGAAGATGTATTGCAGACGTCTGAACAGCTGGAAAGATTATATTCGGAGGTTCACCTTTTGAAGtcattgaaacatgaaaatattatGAAGTTCTACAATTCCTGGGTGGATGATAAGAACAATTCCATCAACATGATAACAGAGTTGTTTACTTCTGGAAGTTTGAGGCA ATACCGTAAGAAGCATAAAAATGTTGATTTGAAAGCCATCAAGAACTGGTCACGGCAGATCCTTAGAGGTTTACACTATCTGCATAGTCACAATCCTCCAATCATTCACAGAGATTTAAaatgtgataatatatttgtaaatggaaACAATGGAGAAGTCAAGATCGGAGATCTCGGGTTGGCAACCGTCATGCAGCAACCCACTGCTCAAAGTGTAATTG GAACACCTGAATTCATGGCTCCAGAGCTTTATGATGAGGAGTATAATGAGCTTGTCGACATTTATTCTTTTGGTCTGTGCATGTTGGAGATGGTTACTTGTGATTATCCatataatgaatgcaaaaatcctgcacaaatatataagaaagtTTCCTCT GGTATTAAGCCTGCTTCCCTTGGCAAAGTGAATGATCCCCAAGTTAAGCAGTTTATTGAGAAATGTCTTCTTCCAGCATCTATTAGATTGCCAGCTGCGGAGCTCTTGAAAGATCCATTCCTTTTGGCTGAAACCGCCAAGGATGTTCGCGGTGGTCCACTGCAGTTACCAAATGTTATGCCCCAATTAGTAAATTTGATCCAGCCTGAACCTCATCCAATGGACATAGTTCATCCAATGGACATAGATCCTAACTGCAAAAAGCTTACGAAAAGCATCAATGCGGCTCCTCGGTCCTCAACTCTTGAGCTACAATGTTTCATAGAGAATAACGAATTCAGGTTAAAAGGGGAGAAAAATGACGATCATACAATTTCATTGACCTTGCGTATTGCCGATCGATACG GTCGAGCAAGGAatatccatttttcattttatctaGGTTCCGATACTGCTATTTCAATCACTGAGGAGATGGTCGAACAACTTGATTTGTCAAATGAAGATATAATAGCCATTGCAGAGTTGATTGACAGCATGATCTTGCAGCTTGTACCCTACTGGAAACCTTCATCTGGAAGCCTTAGTGATGTCACTATTAAAACAGTCAGTGAGCAAGGAGTTTTCTCAGAGTTGGCTGTTGTGAAATGTCAAGACACCCAAGAATCTCTCAGTTCTGATATATCAACCGAATGTGACGGAGTGGTAGCCTCAGATGGAAGTAATAACAAGCTAATGGGATCTTCGGGTTACAGTAATG ATATGAGCTTGTCAAGCATTTGTTCTATGTCAGTGGAAGACAAGGATAAGTTTGAGGAGCTGAAGTTTGAGCTTGATGCCATTAATTTACAGTATCAGCAGTGTTTCCAAGAGCTCATGAGGTTGAAAAATGCAGCAATGGAGAACGCCAAAAACAGGTGGATAACAAAGAAGAAAGTATCTGTTATGTGA